Genomic DNA from Acidimicrobiales bacterium:
ATGATCGACTCCGACAGCGAGCAGGTGAGCCCGAAACCGTCGGGCTCGACCTCGAGCTGGGTCACCTTGCCGTCTTCCAGCACCATGGCGTAACGCTTGGAGCGGACACCGCCGAGCGCTGCGGCATCGACACCGAGGCCGACAGCCTGGGTGAACTCGGCACCGGGATCGGCGAGCATGCGGATCTTGCCGCCAGCCTCGTGGGCCTCACCCCAGGCGTTCATCACGAAGGCGTCGT
This window encodes:
- a CDS encoding peroxiredoxin codes for the protein MTIQIGDSIPSATLHEGNPGNQVDPAEILGKGKVLVFAVPGAFTPGCSNTHLPGYVNDFDAIKAKGVDTIACISVNDAFVMNAWGEAHEAGGKIRMLADPGAEFTQAVGLGVDAAALGGVRSKRYAMVLEDGKVTQLEVEPDGFGLTCSLSESIIDKL